From Pseudomonas putida, one genomic window encodes:
- a CDS encoding ATPase domain-containing protein, with protein MVQALKRLLTGIEGLDALLKGGLVTGGSYIVQGPPGAGKTILANQLACGHVRTGGRVLVATLLSESHERLFQYLATMGFFDSALIGDQIQFVSAFDTLEKEGLDAVVKLLRQEIARQQASLLIVDGLLNARVRAETTLDTKKFVSELQGHAAFAGCTVLLLTSARLDEGSPEHTMVDGVIELGEQLLGSRAVRHVQLRKTRGSGALSGRHECLIDEDGIHVYPRLEALYSHPSQLGSATLSQVTSGVTALDEMLGGGLASGSVSLLMGPSGAGKTSLGLAFLGAATAESPALHFGFYETPARVRLKAASLGYDFDALERQGALQLSWQPTTEGLLDQVGARLLEQVQQQGSKRVLIDSLGAFSRLATDPARLNAFFRALTGELRARDVSVMLTWEMRDLFGSEITAPAPDLSSIVDNLLLMRFVELDSQLRRMLSVLKVRDSHHDPALHELHIGPQGIHLHKAFEGASGVLSGTPVPQGSG; from the coding sequence ATGGTTCAGGCACTCAAGCGGCTGTTGACGGGGATCGAAGGGCTCGATGCCTTGCTCAAGGGCGGCCTGGTCACAGGCGGCTCCTACATCGTTCAGGGCCCACCTGGCGCGGGCAAGACCATCCTCGCCAACCAGTTGGCATGTGGTCATGTACGTACGGGTGGACGAGTGTTGGTTGCCACCCTGCTCAGCGAGTCCCATGAACGGCTTTTTCAGTATCTGGCGACCATGGGGTTCTTCGACTCGGCGCTGATCGGTGACCAGATCCAGTTCGTCAGTGCCTTCGATACCCTCGAAAAGGAGGGGCTCGATGCGGTGGTCAAATTGCTCCGCCAGGAAATTGCCCGGCAGCAAGCCAGCCTGCTGATCGTCGACGGCCTGCTCAATGCCAGGGTCCGCGCGGAAACCACACTGGATACCAAGAAGTTCGTTTCTGAACTGCAGGGGCATGCCGCTTTTGCCGGCTGTACCGTGCTGCTGCTGACCAGTGCCCGGCTCGATGAAGGCAGCCCCGAGCACACCATGGTCGATGGCGTGATCGAACTGGGGGAACAGTTGCTGGGTAGCCGCGCCGTGCGCCATGTGCAACTGCGCAAGACGCGGGGTAGCGGGGCACTGTCCGGGCGCCATGAATGCCTGATCGACGAGGACGGGATCCATGTTTACCCGCGCCTGGAAGCGCTGTACAGCCACCCCAGCCAGTTGGGTTCGGCCACGCTGAGCCAGGTGACCTCGGGCGTAACCGCGCTGGACGAAATGTTGGGCGGCGGGCTGGCCAGTGGTTCGGTGAGTTTGTTGATGGGCCCCTCCGGTGCAGGCAAGACGTCGCTGGGCCTGGCCTTTCTTGGCGCAGCAACCGCCGAAAGCCCTGCGCTGCATTTCGGCTTCTATGAAACACCTGCCAGGGTACGCCTGAAGGCCGCTTCCTTGGGTTACGACTTCGACGCGCTGGAGCGGCAAGGTGCTTTGCAACTGAGCTGGCAGCCGACGACCGAGGGCTTGCTCGACCAGGTCGGTGCCCGCCTGTTGGAACAAGTCCAGCAGCAGGGTAGCAAGCGTGTGCTGATCGACAGCCTGGGCGCATTCAGCCGCCTGGCGACTGATCCGGCACGGCTCAATGCGTTTTTCCGCGCCCTGACTGGCGAGCTGCGCGCACGCGATGTCAGCGTCATGCTCACCTGGGAGATGCGCGACCTGTTCGGCTCGGAAATCACCGCCCCGGCCCCCGACCTGTCGAGCATCGTCGATAACCTGTTATTGATGCGTTTTGTCGAACTGGATTCGCAACTGCGGCGCATGTTGTCAGTGCTCAAGGTGCGTGACAGCCATCATGACCCTGCGCTGCATGAGTTGCATATCGGCCCA
- a CDS encoding two-component system sensor histidine kinase NtrB → MVSADCIAPPAMTANRYEQLVQAVVDYAIYMLDPSGHVVSWNAGAERIKGYRADEVVGRHFSLFFTPQDRAEGRPDYLLKQALELGVAQDEGWRVRKDGTQFWALAALDVIRDDLGHIIGLAKVTRDITDRRESALQLDAMRAQLFQAQKLEALGQLTGGLAHDFNNLLTIIMSSAKLALNSPDPVRVQRMLEHILDAGQRGTELTQQLLTFARHRQMDVTVVAPATVLASTRSLLEHALPSDIELQEHLQPDLPVIEVDAGQLQMVLLNLLFNARDAVSERGTICIALDAVELTGEVDGLHGTFVCFEVRDSGAGIDSQVLPRIFEPFFTTKPFGKGTGLGLSQAYGFAKQSNGAITVQSTVGKGTCMRLYLPASEHAAAPQPHR, encoded by the coding sequence ATGGTTTCAGCCGACTGCATCGCCCCGCCTGCAATGACCGCCAACCGCTACGAGCAGCTGGTGCAGGCTGTGGTGGACTATGCCATTTACATGCTCGACCCTTCTGGTCACGTGGTGTCGTGGAATGCCGGCGCCGAACGGATCAAGGGCTACCGTGCCGACGAGGTGGTAGGCCGGCATTTCTCGCTGTTCTTCACGCCCCAAGACCGCGCTGAAGGGCGCCCTGACTATCTGCTCAAGCAAGCCCTCGAGCTGGGCGTGGCGCAAGATGAGGGTTGGCGGGTACGCAAGGACGGTACGCAATTCTGGGCGTTGGCCGCCCTCGATGTGATCCGCGATGATCTGGGACACATCATTGGCCTGGCCAAGGTCACGCGCGATATTACCGACCGACGCGAATCGGCCTTGCAGCTGGACGCCATGCGTGCCCAGCTGTTCCAGGCGCAAAAGCTCGAGGCGCTGGGCCAATTGACCGGCGGATTGGCGCACGACTTCAACAACCTGCTCACCATCATCATGAGTTCGGCCAAGCTGGCACTGAACAGCCCGGACCCCGTGCGCGTGCAGCGTATGCTGGAGCACATTCTGGATGCAGGCCAGCGTGGTACCGAGCTGACGCAGCAACTGCTGACGTTCGCCAGGCATCGGCAGATGGATGTCACGGTGGTGGCGCCCGCTACGGTACTGGCTTCCACGCGCAGTTTGCTGGAGCACGCCTTGCCGAGCGATATCGAACTGCAAGAGCACCTGCAACCTGACTTGCCCGTGATCGAGGTGGATGCCGGGCAGTTGCAGATGGTACTGCTCAATTTGCTGTTCAATGCCCGCGATGCCGTCAGTGAGCGCGGTACAATCTGTATTGCGCTTGATGCGGTCGAGCTCACGGGCGAAGTAGACGGGCTGCACGGCACGTTCGTGTGCTTTGAAGTGCGCGACTCCGGCGCTGGCATCGACTCCCAAGTGCTGCCACGCATCTTCGAGCCATTTTTCACCACCAAGCCTTTTGGCAAGGGTACAGGTCTCGGGCTCAGTCAGGCCTACGGCTTTGCCAAGCAAAGCAACGGCGCAATCACGGTGCAAAGTACGGTCGGCAAGGGCACCTGCATGCGCCTTTACCTGCCGGCGTCGGAGCACGCTGCGGCTCCTCAACCCCACAGGTAA
- a CDS encoding MarR family winged helix-turn-helix transcriptional regulator translates to MENIRKPQGCTNLKLRQLTRMVTRHYDGYVAATGLKNTQYALLSYVVRLGPIRPGDLARSMQMDASTLTRNTQPLVAHGWIEIQPGKDARSRVVVATEAGRAKQAEGQRAWKQAQDALNDKLGLETVAILHDILDTGIQCLDYGIDSASE, encoded by the coding sequence ATGGAAAACATCCGGAAGCCTCAAGGCTGTACCAACCTGAAGCTCAGGCAACTGACGCGAATGGTGACTCGGCATTACGATGGCTACGTCGCTGCGACCGGTTTGAAAAATACTCAGTACGCATTGCTGTCCTATGTCGTAAGGCTTGGCCCAATCCGTCCAGGTGATCTCGCTAGAAGCATGCAAATGGATGCGTCGACGCTGACCCGCAACACTCAGCCATTAGTGGCACATGGGTGGATTGAAATTCAGCCGGGAAAGGACGCCCGGAGTCGCGTTGTGGTAGCCACTGAGGCAGGCCGAGCTAAGCAGGCCGAGGGCCAGAGGGCTTGGAAGCAAGCTCAAGATGCCCTCAATGACAAACTCGGATTAGAGACCGTCGCGATTTTGCACGACATCTTGGACACCGGCATTCAATGCCTGGATTACGGGATTGATAGTGCGAGTGAGTAA
- a CDS encoding aldo/keto reductase, which translates to MKYVAFGNTGLRVSQVSLGTGNFGTGWGHGADPEASKGLFNAYAEAGGNFIDTADIYQFGQSEELVGELLKGRREDFVLATKYTNGANPNANRLVTGNSRKAMVASVEASLKRLGTDRIDMYWVHHPDGVTSLDEILRGLDDLARAGKILYAGLSNFSAWQLSRAVTIAELTRSLPIAAVQFEHSLVRREPEADIFPASQAFNLGMVTWSPLGGGLLTGKYRKGEAGRAEALGGKAFQPENSTQRTEVLDTVIKIAEELGTTPGQVALAWAGTHGSVPIIGPRSLSHLVDNLAALNLHMTPEQIDRLDVVSSLNPAAPARTPVVWGGK; encoded by the coding sequence ATGAAGTACGTTGCATTTGGAAATACTGGGTTGCGGGTATCCCAGGTATCCCTGGGAACTGGTAATTTCGGCACGGGCTGGGGGCATGGGGCTGATCCAGAAGCCAGCAAGGGCCTCTTTAACGCTTATGCAGAGGCGGGTGGCAATTTCATTGATACTGCTGACATCTACCAGTTTGGCCAATCAGAAGAGCTTGTAGGCGAGCTGCTGAAAGGTCGCCGCGAAGATTTTGTGTTGGCCACAAAGTACACAAACGGTGCTAACCCCAATGCTAACCGCCTGGTGACGGGCAATAGCCGTAAGGCCATGGTTGCGTCGGTCGAAGCAAGCCTCAAGCGCCTGGGGACGGATCGAATCGACATGTATTGGGTGCATCATCCGGACGGTGTGACGTCTCTGGATGAAATCCTGCGTGGCCTCGATGATCTCGCCCGGGCCGGCAAGATTCTGTACGCCGGGTTGTCGAATTTCTCTGCATGGCAGCTCTCGAGGGCTGTGACGATTGCTGAGCTGACCCGCTCCCTGCCGATAGCTGCGGTTCAGTTCGAGCACAGCCTGGTACGCCGCGAGCCCGAGGCCGATATTTTCCCTGCTTCCCAAGCCTTCAACTTGGGCATGGTGACGTGGTCGCCTCTGGGCGGAGGGTTGCTGACCGGGAAATACCGAAAAGGCGAAGCGGGGCGTGCGGAAGCGCTTGGCGGGAAAGCGTTCCAGCCTGAAAACTCGACTCAGAGAACTGAGGTGCTGGACACCGTGATCAAGATCGCCGAGGAGCTGGGCACCACTCCAGGCCAAGTTGCACTCGCCTGGGCAGGTACTCACGGCTCAGTACCAATCATCGGGCCACGGTCGCTGTCTCACCTTGTCGATAACCTTGCCGCCCTGAACTTGCACATGACTCCGGAGCAGATTGATCGCTTGGATGTCGTGAGCAGTTTGAATCCAGCCGCTCCAGCAAGAACGCCGGTTGTGTGGGGTGGAAAGTAA
- a CDS encoding PaaI family thioesterase, whose product MGGFDESVRWLAEEERVRVRLRSPGVASAEEVASRSGMEMFNAIFDGELPQPPMGDTLSFIPIQMSPGEAVFQGRPQVRHYNPMGTVHGGWYATILDSAVGCAIHTTLPAGKAYTTLELKVNMVRALTADVAVVRAEGKVIQVGRQVAIAEGRIIGPDGKLYAHATTTCLIFDYRA is encoded by the coding sequence ATGGGAGGATTCGACGAGAGTGTTCGCTGGCTTGCTGAGGAGGAGAGGGTCCGAGTTCGCCTCAGATCTCCTGGCGTGGCATCCGCCGAAGAGGTCGCTAGTCGTTCCGGTATGGAGATGTTCAACGCGATTTTCGATGGTGAGCTCCCACAGCCACCGATGGGAGACACCCTCAGCTTCATACCGATACAGATGAGCCCAGGTGAGGCTGTTTTTCAGGGCCGCCCGCAGGTGCGGCACTACAACCCCATGGGAACGGTTCATGGAGGCTGGTACGCAACGATTCTCGATTCAGCGGTTGGGTGTGCGATCCACACCACGCTACCTGCAGGGAAGGCTTATACGACCCTGGAGCTCAAGGTGAACATGGTGCGGGCCCTGACTGCTGATGTCGCGGTGGTGCGTGCAGAAGGGAAGGTCATCCAGGTGGGGCGACAGGTCGCGATAGCGGAGGGCCGAATTATTGGCCCAGACGGCAAGCTTTATGCGCATGCTACTACCACGTGTTTGATATTCGATTATCGCGCCTGA
- a CDS encoding MFS transporter: MSGLAIFMLGSVVRALADSLPALIAGRSIQALGVCGTAVLSRAIARDLYDGEGLARALSLTMVAMAAAPGFSPLIGGILSDALGWRALFIIIAMAAVILALIYSIRLGETHSPDRRSPLSVLGVVLVGAMATALLCFLTAE, from the coding sequence CTGTCCGGCTTGGCTATTTTCATGCTCGGAAGTGTCGTGCGCGCATTGGCAGATTCTCTACCCGCACTCATTGCAGGGCGGAGCATTCAGGCGTTAGGCGTGTGCGGTACGGCAGTTTTATCACGTGCCATTGCTCGTGACTTGTATGACGGTGAGGGGCTGGCACGAGCCTTATCCCTAACCATGGTCGCTATGGCAGCTGCTCCAGGGTTTTCCCCATTGATCGGCGGCATTTTGAGTGACGCTCTAGGGTGGAGGGCTTTGTTCATCATCATCGCGATGGCGGCGGTGATACTCGCACTGATTTACAGCATACGCCTGGGTGAGACACATTCACCGGACAGGCGCTCGCCGCTGTCGGTGCTTGGGGTCGTGCTCGTGGGCGCGATGGCTACTGCTTTATTGTGCTTCTTGACTGCCGAGTAA
- a CDS encoding YkgJ family cysteine cluster protein, whose protein sequence is MENTAIRFACNGCGVCCKGRLIPLTLYETRQWLKRGHEVAILLEAFDELHWSSNQQELAHAKGRAVEVICGDASIHVIAVFAGNALNSCQNLGENNLCSIYDERPLVCRIYPAEINPFITLDPASKICPPEVWEGGEVLFTDRIIDPILQNKIERSRKADREDARAKIALCEILGLNVAAWKGNALSVYLLDREQLLEAYAFYDTLMRAIHIRTDWKVRVDTPVLRQKLKQFGVALDDQETADYIFHPL, encoded by the coding sequence ATGGAAAACACAGCTATCCGGTTTGCCTGCAACGGGTGTGGGGTTTGCTGCAAAGGTCGGCTGATTCCACTCACGCTGTATGAAACGAGGCAGTGGCTAAAGAGAGGGCATGAGGTAGCAATTCTACTTGAGGCATTTGATGAGCTTCATTGGAGTTCAAACCAGCAGGAGTTAGCTCATGCTAAAGGCAGAGCCGTGGAGGTCATCTGTGGTGACGCCTCTATCCATGTCATTGCAGTATTCGCGGGCAATGCCCTAAATAGCTGTCAGAATCTGGGCGAAAACAACCTTTGCAGTATCTATGATGAACGCCCATTGGTGTGTCGAATCTATCCTGCGGAAATAAACCCATTCATCACTCTGGATCCTGCGAGCAAAATTTGTCCGCCTGAGGTATGGGAGGGTGGTGAAGTGTTATTTACTGACCGTATCATTGACCCCATTCTGCAGAATAAGATTGAGCGCTCTCGAAAGGCAGATAGGGAGGATGCTCGCGCTAAAATCGCTCTATGCGAAATCTTGGGACTCAATGTTGCTGCGTGGAAAGGTAACGCATTGAGTGTATACCTGCTTGATCGAGAACAGCTACTCGAAGCCTATGCTTTCTACGACACACTCATGAGAGCCATCCATATTCGAACGGATTGGAAAGTCCGAGTCGACACTCCAGTTCTGCGGCAGAAACTTAAACAGTTTGGTGTGGCATTGGATGACCAAGAGACAGCTGACTATATCTTCCATCCACTTTAG
- a CDS encoding glutathione S-transferase family protein: protein MPSNLKLVSHGLCPFVQRVAIALLEKNIAFERETIDLANKPEWFLAISPSGKVPLLILGEEEGSQTILFESFPICEFIEDEYRQVPLHPSDPLKRAKHRAWMEFATAAMGDVWGMINSPDKEGFAHKASELRGKLIKLDSALVAGPYFEGAEFSMVDVVMAPIFRFFEVLNSSAQNIVLEGLPRVEAWRQSLMTRPSVRQAVSADYSENLRKFLIGKSAFVVSDCPA from the coding sequence ATGCCCAGTAACCTCAAGCTCGTGAGCCATGGTTTGTGTCCGTTTGTCCAGCGTGTCGCAATTGCCTTGCTCGAGAAAAATATTGCCTTCGAGCGTGAAACCATCGATTTGGCTAATAAGCCAGAATGGTTCCTCGCAATCTCTCCGTCCGGCAAGGTACCGCTGTTGATCCTAGGTGAAGAGGAGGGGAGTCAAACTATTTTATTTGAAAGTTTTCCGATATGTGAATTTATTGAAGACGAGTATCGCCAGGTGCCATTGCACCCGAGTGATCCTTTGAAACGAGCTAAACATCGAGCATGGATGGAGTTCGCCACAGCGGCGATGGGGGACGTTTGGGGAATGATTAATTCTCCCGATAAAGAGGGTTTCGCTCATAAGGCCTCCGAGCTTCGTGGGAAACTAATTAAACTTGATTCTGCCTTGGTCGCCGGGCCGTACTTTGAAGGGGCTGAATTCAGTATGGTCGATGTTGTAATGGCACCAATTTTCAGGTTTTTTGAAGTGCTTAACTCTTCAGCCCAGAATATTGTGCTGGAGGGGCTCCCTCGAGTTGAAGCTTGGAGACAATCGCTAATGACTCGCCCAAGCGTACGTCAGGCTGTATCTGCGGACTATTCTGAAAATTTAAGAAAATTTCTGATTGGTAAAAGTGCGTTCGTGGTCAGTGATTGTCCCGCTTAG
- a CDS encoding SDR family oxidoreductase, with amino-acid sequence MARLQGKRALITGGTSGIGLEAAKHFLNEGARVVVTGVNPDSIAKAKNQLGSEVLVLQAESADVEAQKKLALDIRDHFGQLDIAFLNAGVSVWMPMEAWSEEMFDRSFDVNVKGPYFLIQALLPVFANPASVVLNTSVSVHVGDANSSVYAATKAALLNMSKTLSTELLDRGVRLNAVSPGPVDTPLYDKLGIPVEYREQVNAEIVSSIPAGRFGTPEEIAKAVVYLASDESKWTIGSEIIVDGGRRL; translated from the coding sequence ATGGCAAGATTGCAAGGCAAACGCGCACTGATCACCGGTGGCACCAGCGGAATTGGTCTCGAAGCCGCTAAACATTTTCTGAATGAGGGGGCCAGAGTTGTCGTTACAGGCGTGAACCCAGATTCAATCGCTAAAGCTAAGAATCAGCTAGGGAGCGAGGTACTTGTGCTCCAGGCGGAATCCGCTGACGTGGAAGCCCAGAAAAAACTCGCTCTCGACATCCGTGATCATTTTGGACAGCTTGATATCGCTTTCCTCAATGCTGGTGTTTCTGTATGGATGCCTATGGAAGCGTGGAGTGAAGAGATGTTTGATCGGTCTTTTGACGTCAATGTCAAAGGGCCTTACTTCCTGATCCAGGCACTCCTGCCGGTGTTCGCAAATCCGGCTTCCGTAGTATTGAATACTTCTGTGAGTGTTCATGTGGGTGATGCCAACTCTTCGGTTTACGCGGCGACCAAAGCAGCGCTGCTGAATATGTCGAAAACACTTTCAACAGAGCTGCTTGATCGCGGTGTTCGTCTGAATGCTGTGAGTCCTGGTCCTGTGGATACACCACTTTATGACAAGCTCGGTATTCCAGTTGAGTACAGGGAGCAGGTAAACGCTGAAATCGTTTCTTCCATTCCCGCAGGTCGTTTCGGCACGCCAGAAGAGATCGCCAAAGCGGTAGTGTACCTAGCATCTGATGAGTCCAAATGGACGATTGGGTCTGAAATCATCGTAGACGGCGGACGCCGACTGTAA
- a CDS encoding LysR family transcriptional regulator: MDRLLLMTCFVRTVETGSFSSAGRDLGLGQPNVSRYVAALEDHLKTRLLHRSTRKLSLTPEGERYYADARRILDAVAESESALKNDITPSGLLRVACPTALAHTFIVPEIPRFLSLYPEMTLDLQINDRFVNLVDEGADLALRIGHFDDKTLRTKQLGSFKRVCVASSDYLAKRGTPSTPQDLENHDCIIYTLLNTGATWRFRNVDIAVTGKLRVNSPEATRELVNTGVGIAQGPQWLYEAGLSNGNLKLILQEFYPPPVPIQFVYIADRLMPKRALVFMEFIAEAFANSPVIDECHASP, translated from the coding sequence GTGGATCGTCTGCTACTGATGACATGCTTTGTACGCACTGTGGAAACGGGTAGCTTCTCGTCGGCAGGTCGAGATTTAGGCCTTGGCCAACCGAACGTAAGCCGCTACGTAGCCGCCTTGGAAGATCATCTGAAGACCCGGTTACTTCACAGATCCACCAGGAAACTGTCCCTTACGCCGGAAGGAGAGCGGTACTATGCGGATGCACGTCGAATCCTCGATGCTGTTGCTGAATCGGAATCGGCACTGAAGAACGACATTACGCCTTCTGGCTTGCTGAGGGTGGCCTGCCCTACTGCTCTGGCACATACCTTTATCGTTCCTGAAATACCCAGATTTCTAAGCCTTTATCCGGAAATGACCCTAGATCTGCAGATTAATGATCGCTTCGTAAACCTTGTAGATGAGGGTGCTGACCTAGCACTGCGGATCGGTCACTTCGATGACAAGACACTTAGAACTAAACAATTAGGTTCATTCAAGCGTGTATGCGTCGCTAGCTCAGATTATTTGGCCAAGCGTGGCACCCCTTCGACGCCGCAAGACCTCGAAAATCATGACTGTATAATTTATACATTATTAAATACCGGGGCCACATGGCGTTTTCGCAATGTGGACATAGCTGTCACCGGAAAGCTCAGAGTAAACTCTCCAGAAGCTACCCGAGAGTTGGTCAATACGGGTGTGGGGATAGCACAAGGGCCCCAATGGCTATACGAGGCGGGGTTGAGCAATGGAAATCTTAAACTGATACTTCAGGAGTTTTATCCGCCTCCCGTACCTATCCAGTTTGTTTACATTGCGGATCGGCTAATGCCTAAAAGAGCGCTGGTATTCATGGAATTCATAGCGGAAGCATTCGCCAACAGTCCCGTGATTGACGAATGTCATGCCTCACCCTAG
- a CDS encoding PaaI family thioesterase produces the protein MNDFNKHYKGTLEFDVSLVSESEAQGQALITDGIRNPFGTVHAGAMIWFADVVATTLALQGASPEKGMAGFPLAINLSANMLSNSSEGRLIATARFVKRGRKVSTIRTTVESDQGRLLLDMTTTHIPS, from the coding sequence ATGAATGACTTCAACAAGCACTATAAAGGTACTTTAGAGTTTGATGTCTCGCTCGTATCGGAAAGCGAAGCCCAAGGTCAAGCTCTAATCACTGATGGCATTCGCAACCCATTTGGTACTGTACACGCTGGGGCGATGATTTGGTTCGCTGATGTCGTAGCGACCACCCTTGCACTGCAGGGCGCTTCGCCTGAAAAAGGCATGGCAGGATTCCCTCTAGCCATCAACCTTTCAGCAAATATGCTGAGCAACTCGAGCGAAGGCAGATTAATTGCTACAGCCCGCTTCGTTAAGAGAGGCCGCAAGGTTTCGACCATACGTACAACTGTAGAGAGTGATCAAGGTCGGCTCCTCTTAGACATGACGACCACACATATACCCTCCTAA